Proteins encoded in a region of the Vibrio ponticus genome:
- the fusA gene encoding elongation factor G, whose product MARKTPIERYRNIGICAHVDAGKTTTTERILFYTGLSHKIGEVHDGAATMDWMEQEQERGITITSAATTTFWRGMEAQFQDHRVNIIDTPGHVDFTIEVERSLRVLDGAVVVFCGSSGVEPQSETVWRQADKYQVPRMVFVNKMDRTGADFLRVVDQIKNRLGANPVPIQLNVGAEEEFKGVIDLIKMKMINWNEADQGMSFTYEDIPADMVELAEEWRNNLVEAAAEASEELMDKYLEEGELSEVEIKQALRARTLNNEIVLATCGSAFKNKGVQAVLDAVVEYLPSPVDVPAIKGIDDSENEVERHADDNEPFAALAFKIATDPFVGTLTFMRVYSGVVNTGDSVYNSVKGKKERFGRIVQMHANKREEIKEIRAGDIAAAIGLKDVTTGETLCDQNHKVILERMEFPEPVIQIAVEPRSQADQDKMGIALGKLAAEDPSFRVETDDETGQTLISGMGELHLDIIVDRMKREFSVDCNVGKPQVAYRETIRGSAEVEGKFVRQSGGRGQYGHVWIKLEPSELGEGFVFVDEIVGGAVPKEFISSVAKGIEEQMNSGVLAGYPVLDIKATLFDGSYHDVDSSEMAFKIAGSMAFKKGALEASPVILEPMMKVEVTTPEDWMGDVVGDLNRRRGMIEGMDEGVAGLKVIRAQVPLSQMFGYATDLRSATQGRASYSMEFHEYAEVPKNFADAIIAERGY is encoded by the coding sequence GTGGCACGTAAAACTCCTATTGAGCGCTACCGTAATATCGGTATCTGTGCGCACGTAGATGCGGGTAAAACCACCACAACTGAACGTATTCTGTTCTACACCGGCCTTTCTCACAAAATCGGCGAAGTTCACGATGGTGCTGCTACCATGGACTGGATGGAGCAAGAGCAAGAGCGTGGTATCACAATCACTTCAGCTGCTACGACGACCTTCTGGCGTGGTATGGAAGCACAATTCCAAGATCACCGCGTTAACATCATTGATACTCCAGGACACGTAGACTTTACGATTGAAGTTGAACGTTCACTGCGCGTACTTGATGGTGCAGTCGTTGTATTCTGTGGCTCTTCTGGTGTTGAACCTCAGTCTGAAACTGTATGGCGTCAAGCTGACAAATACCAAGTTCCACGTATGGTATTCGTAAACAAGATGGACCGTACCGGTGCAGACTTCTTACGCGTTGTTGATCAAATTAAAAACCGTCTTGGTGCGAACCCAGTTCCAATCCAACTAAACGTTGGTGCAGAAGAAGAGTTCAAAGGTGTTATCGACCTAATCAAGATGAAAATGATCAACTGGAATGAAGCCGATCAAGGCATGTCGTTTACATACGAAGACATTCCAGCTGACATGGTTGAGCTTGCTGAAGAATGGCGCAACAACCTAGTTGAAGCGGCAGCAGAAGCAAGTGAAGAGCTAATGGATAAGTACCTTGAAGAAGGTGAACTGTCTGAAGTAGAGATCAAACAAGCTCTGCGTGCTCGTACACTAAACAATGAAATCGTACTGGCAACTTGTGGTAGTGCATTCAAGAACAAAGGTGTGCAAGCAGTACTAGACGCAGTGGTTGAATATCTACCATCACCTGTTGATGTACCTGCAATCAAAGGTATTGATGACAGTGAGAATGAAGTTGAGCGTCATGCTGACGACAACGAACCATTCGCAGCTCTAGCATTTAAGATTGCAACAGACCCATTCGTGGGTACGTTAACTTTCATGCGTGTTTACTCAGGTGTGGTTAATACAGGTGATTCTGTATACAACTCAGTAAAAGGCAAGAAAGAACGCTTTGGTCGTATCGTTCAGATGCATGCTAACAAGCGTGAAGAAATTAAAGAGATTCGCGCAGGTGATATCGCAGCTGCAATCGGTCTGAAAGACGTAACGACGGGTGAAACTCTATGTGATCAGAACCATAAAGTGATTCTAGAGCGCATGGAATTCCCAGAGCCAGTTATTCAGATTGCAGTAGAGCCTCGCTCTCAAGCCGATCAAGATAAGATGGGTATCGCACTAGGTAAACTAGCGGCAGAAGACCCTTCTTTCCGCGTGGAAACGGACGATGAAACAGGTCAGACTCTGATCTCTGGTATGGGTGAGCTTCACCTAGACATCATCGTAGACCGTATGAAGCGTGAATTCAGCGTTGATTGCAACGTTGGTAAACCTCAGGTTGCTTACCGTGAGACCATTCGTGGCAGCGCGGAAGTGGAAGGCAAGTTCGTTCGCCAATCAGGCGGTCGCGGTCAATACGGTCACGTATGGATCAAACTTGAGCCTTCAGAACTGGGTGAAGGTTTCGTTTTTGTTGACGAAATCGTGGGTGGTGCCGTTCCTAAAGAGTTCATCAGCTCTGTAGCGAAAGGTATCGAAGAACAAATGAATAGTGGTGTTCTAGCTGGTTACCCAGTTCTAGATATTAAAGCTACACTATTTGATGGTTCTTACCATGATGTCGATTCAAGCGAAATGGCGTTTAAAATCGCAGGTTCAATGGCATTCAAGAAGGGCGCACTAGAAGCTAGTCCTGTCATTCTTGAACCAATGATGAAAGTTGAAGTAACTACGCCTGAAGATTGGATGGGTGATGTTGTTGGTGACCTTAACCGTCGCCGCGGCATGATCGAAGGTATGGATGAAGGTGTGGCTGGCCTGAAGGTCATTCGCGCACAAGTACCGCTATCTCAAATGTTTGGTTATGCAACAGACCTACGTTCTGCAACTCAAGGTCGTGCTTCATACTCAATGGAATTCCATGAGTATGCAGAAGTACCTAAGAACTTTGCAGATGCAATCATTGCAGAGCGTGGTTACTAA
- the rpsG gene encoding 30S ribosomal protein S7, with translation MPRRRVIGQRKILPDPKFKSELLAKFVNILMVDGKKSTAEKIVYTALDTMAEKSGKDHLAVFEEALENVRPAVEVKSRRVGGSTYQVPVEVRPVRRNALAMRWVVEAARKRGEKSMAARLAAEMLDASENKGTAVKKREDVHRMAEANKAFAHYRW, from the coding sequence ATGCCACGTCGTCGCGTTATTGGTCAGCGTAAGATCCTTCCAGATCCAAAGTTCAAATCTGAACTGCTGGCAAAATTCGTTAACATCCTAATGGTTGACGGTAAAAAATCTACTGCAGAGAAAATCGTTTACACTGCACTAGACACTATGGCTGAGAAATCTGGTAAAGATCACTTAGCTGTATTTGAAGAAGCTCTTGAAAATGTACGCCCAGCGGTAGAAGTTAAATCTCGCCGTGTAGGTGGTTCAACTTACCAAGTGCCAGTAGAAGTACGTCCGGTTCGCCGTAACGCACTTGCTATGCGCTGGGTTGTTGAAGCTGCGCGCAAGCGTGGTGAAAAATCTATGGCTGCTCGCCTAGCTGCTGAAATGCTAGACGCGTCAGAAAACAAAGGTACTGCTGTTAAGAAACGTGAAGACGTTCACCGTATGGCAGAAGCGAACAAAGCATTCGCTCATTACCGCTGGTAA
- the rpsL gene encoding 30S ribosomal protein S12: MATINQLVRKPRAKQVVKSNVPALEACPQKRGVCTRVYTTTPKKPNSALRKVCRVRLTNGFEVTSYIGGEGHNLQEHSVVLIRGGRVKDLPGVRYHTVRGALDCAGVNDRKQGRSKYGVKRPKS, translated from the coding sequence ATGGCAACTATTAACCAGTTGGTACGTAAGCCACGTGCAAAGCAAGTTGTTAAAAGCAACGTGCCTGCACTAGAAGCGTGCCCACAAAAACGTGGTGTATGTACTCGTGTTTACACTACTACACCTAAAAAACCTAACTCAGCACTTCGTAAAGTTTGTCGTGTACGTCTGACAAACGGCTTCGAAGTTACTTCGTACATCGGCGGTGAAGGTCACAACCTTCAAGAGCACTCAGTTGTTCTAATCCGTGGTGGTCGTGTTAAAGACCTTCCAGGTGTGCGTTACCACACTGTTCGCGGCGCACTAGACTGTGCTGGCGTAAACGACCGTAAACAAGGTCGTTCTAAGTACGGTGTGAAACGTCCTAAGTCTTAA
- the tusB gene encoding sulfurtransferase complex subunit TusB — protein sequence MLHIVKSLSALNELAPLYKEGDQLLLVEDAVYASNAQHPMFSILKTFETLVLSADVQARGIQNRVSPSCTQVDFSGFVELTATHSNSLTWN from the coding sequence ATGCTGCATATCGTTAAATCTCTTTCTGCATTGAACGAACTGGCTCCCTTATATAAAGAAGGCGATCAGTTGTTGCTGGTGGAAGACGCTGTATACGCCAGCAATGCACAACACCCGATGTTTTCTATACTCAAGACATTTGAGACCTTGGTCTTAAGTGCGGATGTTCAAGCGCGTGGTATTCAAAACCGCGTGAGCCCGTCATGTACTCAAGTCGATTTTTCTGGATTTGTCGAATTGACGGCTACACACAGTAATTCTCTGACCTGGAATTAG
- the tusC gene encoding sulfurtransferase complex subunit TusC translates to MSQLTYLFRSAPHSSSAGREGVDALLAASAYCEDISVLFIGDGVYQLLQGQQPSQILTKDYAPMLKLFDLYDIEQVYVCEKSLAERGLAQADLVIDVERLDSDAIQSKLHQAGKLLSF, encoded by the coding sequence TTGAGTCAATTAACTTATTTATTTCGTAGTGCCCCTCATTCGAGCTCAGCAGGGCGTGAAGGCGTCGATGCTTTGCTAGCGGCTTCTGCCTATTGTGAAGACATTAGCGTGCTGTTTATTGGCGATGGTGTGTATCAATTGCTACAAGGACAGCAACCTAGTCAAATCCTGACTAAGGATTATGCACCGATGCTTAAACTGTTTGATCTCTACGATATCGAACAGGTTTATGTGTGTGAGAAGTCACTCGCTGAGCGAGGGTTGGCTCAAGCCGATTTAGTCATTGATGTTGAGCGCCTTGATTCTGATGCTATTCAGTCTAAGCTCCATCAAGCAGGCAAACTACTGTCATTCTAA
- the tusD gene encoding sulfurtransferase complex subunit TusD yields MTYTLVVNGSVYGSQSARSAYQFAQALIAQEHTLVSVFFYQDGVTNGTGLTVPANDEFDLTKAWQELASQHNVRLETCVAAALRRGVVGQDEATQHGLTQCNLAEGFHQAGLGSLAEAMLVQDRVVQF; encoded by the coding sequence TTGACTTACACTCTGGTGGTAAATGGCTCGGTATACGGTAGCCAATCGGCGCGCAGTGCCTATCAATTTGCGCAAGCCTTGATAGCGCAAGAACACACTCTAGTGAGTGTGTTCTTTTATCAAGATGGCGTGACCAATGGTACGGGTCTAACCGTGCCCGCCAATGATGAATTTGATTTGACCAAAGCATGGCAAGAGCTAGCGAGCCAACACAATGTCCGTTTAGAAACCTGTGTGGCAGCCGCACTGCGTCGCGGTGTTGTTGGGCAAGATGAAGCCACACAGCATGGTTTAACTCAGTGTAATTTGGCCGAAGGCTTCCATCAGGCAGGGCTTGGTAGCTTGGCTGAAGCGATGCTAGTGCAAGATAGAGTGGTGCAGTTTTGA
- a CDS encoding helix-turn-helix transcriptional regulator: MTTTETLNTDMLLEMESVNVMPFSEHDKIILKSYEAVVDGIASLIGPFCEIVLHSLEDLNTSAIKIANGENTGRQVGSPITDLALKMLKDIEGSERNFSRSYFTRAKGGVLMKSITVAIRNGDNRVIGLLCVNVNLDAPFSQVLQSFMPTQEAKDAASSVNFASDVEELVDQTVERTIEEINADKSVSNNTKNRQIVMELYDKGIFDIKDAINRVADRLNISKHTVYLYIRQRKTEDDEK, encoded by the coding sequence GTGACGACGACAGAAACCCTAAATACGGATATGTTGCTCGAAATGGAATCCGTCAACGTGATGCCATTCAGTGAGCACGACAAAATCATACTCAAATCTTACGAAGCGGTAGTCGATGGTATAGCGAGCTTAATTGGTCCTTTTTGTGAGATCGTTTTGCACTCATTGGAAGACTTGAATACCTCTGCAATTAAAATTGCTAACGGTGAAAACACCGGTCGCCAAGTGGGTTCGCCTATTACCGACTTAGCGCTAAAGATGCTGAAAGACATCGAAGGCTCTGAGCGCAACTTTTCTCGTTCTTACTTTACTCGCGCTAAGGGCGGCGTGTTGATGAAGTCAATTACGGTGGCAATTCGCAATGGTGATAACCGTGTAATCGGCCTGCTGTGTGTCAACGTCAACCTTGATGCGCCTTTCTCTCAAGTACTGCAATCTTTCATGCCAACTCAAGAAGCAAAAGATGCCGCTTCATCGGTAAACTTTGCTAGTGATGTGGAAGAGTTGGTCGATCAAACGGTTGAACGCACCATTGAAGAGATCAACGCGGATAAGTCTGTATCGAACAATACTAAGAATCGTCAGATCGTGATGGAGCTGTACGATAAAGGTATTTTTGATATCAAAGACGCCATCAACCGTGTTGCTGATCGTTTAAATATCTCTAAGCACACCGTTTACCTGTATATTCGTCAGCGTAAAACTGAGGATGATGAGAAGTGA
- the fkpA gene encoding FKBP-type peptidyl-prolyl cis-trans isomerase, whose protein sequence is MKSIFKVSLLAATVMLAVGCQKEEPKQEVKPAVEQVQAEKAVHFKSEDDKAAYAIGASFANYLAQSIEKPSEIGIDLKKELVLKGIEDVFADKAALNEDEIRAALESLDKRVAENMQKQAAEKSAAAKKAGDDFRAEFAKQEGVKTTESGLMYQVLTPAEGEQPKDTDTVEVHYKGTLIDGTQFDSSYDRGETATFPLNRVIPGWTEGVQLMPVGSKFKFVIPPELAYGEQDTPSIPANSTLVFEVELVGIDNGEQAAQ, encoded by the coding sequence ATGAAATCAATTTTTAAAGTGTCACTGCTTGCAGCAACAGTCATGCTAGCGGTTGGCTGTCAAAAAGAAGAACCAAAACAAGAAGTCAAACCTGCAGTAGAGCAAGTTCAAGCTGAAAAAGCGGTTCACTTTAAGAGTGAAGATGACAAAGCGGCTTACGCGATTGGCGCATCATTTGCTAACTACCTAGCACAAAGCATCGAGAAACCGAGTGAGATTGGTATTGATCTGAAAAAAGAATTGGTACTTAAAGGTATTGAAGATGTGTTCGCAGACAAAGCTGCACTTAACGAAGACGAAATTCGTGCAGCGCTAGAAAGTCTAGATAAACGTGTTGCGGAGAATATGCAAAAGCAAGCGGCTGAGAAATCTGCAGCAGCGAAGAAAGCAGGTGACGACTTCCGCGCTGAGTTTGCGAAGCAAGAAGGCGTTAAAACGACTGAATCTGGTCTAATGTACCAAGTACTAACACCTGCTGAAGGTGAGCAACCAAAAGATACCGATACGGTTGAAGTTCACTACAAAGGTACCCTAATTGACGGTACGCAATTCGATAGTTCATACGACCGTGGTGAAACCGCAACTTTCCCACTTAACCGTGTGATCCCTGGTTGGACGGAAGGCGTGCAGCTAATGCCTGTTGGTTCTAAATTCAAGTTTGTTATTCCGCCAGAGCTTGCTTACGGTGAACAAGACACACCAAGCATCCCAGCAAACTCAACCTTAGTTTTCGAAGTTGAGCTAGTGGGTATCGACAACGGTGAACAAGCAGCACAATAA
- a CDS encoding WD40 repeat domain-containing protein, translated as MRLFVNTLVSVFVIIALNGCFFSKSDDQRWNLEPKGTSSLALSRDAHFALLYSKQNQLELWDLYDDKRLAELGAQDQQASTVSRIRISDNGRYAITASQTNFAVWDLAWTQAEGLWSISDGTIRDVDIANNGEQILLGLSNGKAIYVNLGTGRRLEFLAHREKVNSVALAPNGRFALTGGNDYNAYLWDTTSGQALHKFEHEQRVNRVALHRDGQYGFSSDGGNHAIVWDLISGKEVSQLSSLSRQLIFSAARFSDDGSKLVTGTPSSRVMVWDTQTGKRIDGFEAEPLKDARPPRAVVYDAAFDNQSRVVTGTSAGIAQAWKLD; from the coding sequence ATGCGATTATTTGTAAACACTCTTGTTAGTGTCTTTGTCATCATAGCGTTAAATGGCTGCTTTTTCTCGAAATCCGACGATCAACGTTGGAATCTTGAGCCTAAAGGCACCAGCAGTCTCGCACTCAGTCGCGATGCACATTTCGCTTTACTCTATTCCAAGCAAAATCAGTTAGAACTGTGGGACTTGTACGACGACAAAAGGCTTGCTGAGCTTGGCGCTCAAGACCAACAAGCCAGTACCGTTTCCCGCATTCGTATTTCTGACAATGGTCGCTACGCCATTACTGCCAGCCAAACTAATTTTGCCGTTTGGGATCTTGCTTGGACACAAGCCGAAGGACTGTGGTCAATTTCCGATGGCACTATCCGTGATGTGGATATTGCCAACAATGGTGAACAAATTCTGCTTGGGCTTTCTAATGGTAAAGCGATCTATGTCAACTTGGGCACCGGTCGTCGCTTAGAGTTCCTTGCTCATAGAGAAAAAGTTAATTCCGTCGCTCTCGCGCCTAATGGGCGCTTCGCGCTCACGGGTGGCAATGACTATAACGCCTATCTTTGGGATACCACCAGCGGACAAGCGTTGCATAAATTTGAACACGAGCAGAGAGTGAATCGCGTGGCATTACATCGCGATGGTCAATATGGCTTTAGCTCTGACGGTGGTAACCATGCGATCGTTTGGGATCTGATCTCCGGTAAAGAGGTTTCACAACTAAGTAGCCTATCACGCCAGTTAATTTTCTCTGCCGCGCGCTTCTCTGATGACGGCTCAAAACTGGTCACAGGTACCCCCTCAAGCCGGGTGATGGTCTGGGATACACAAACGGGCAAGCGCATCGATGGATTTGAAGCCGAGCCATTAAAAGATGCTCGTCCTCCACGGGCAGTAGTGTATGATGCAGCCTTCGATAATCAAAGCCGCGTGGTCACTGGTACTTCTGCTGGCATCGCTCAGGCTTGGAAACTAGATTAA
- a CDS encoding SlyX family protein, producing MTEKHIIELENRINDLECQIAFQEQTIDSLNDALSQQQLLITKMQDQMKYVVGKMKNMDSSNLADPSEETPPPHY from the coding sequence ATGACAGAAAAGCATATCATTGAATTAGAAAACCGCATCAACGACTTGGAATGCCAAATCGCTTTCCAAGAGCAAACTATTGATTCGTTGAATGATGCGCTTAGTCAGCAGCAGTTGCTGATCACTAAGATGCAAGATCAGATGAAGTATGTGGTAGGTAAGATGAAAAACATGGATAGCTCAAATTTAGCCGACCCATCAGAAGAAACGCCACCACCACACTACTGA
- a CDS encoding DUF2065 domain-containing protein, whose translation MSNSIWLAIGLVLIVEGLGPLIAPNGWRNMVAELSRQPDTQLRRIGGCLVVAGAVIAYCFA comes from the coding sequence ATGTCTAACTCAATTTGGTTGGCGATTGGTTTAGTGCTGATCGTCGAAGGTTTAGGCCCTCTGATTGCCCCAAACGGCTGGCGTAATATGGTGGCTGAACTCAGCAGACAGCCAGATACTCAACTGCGACGTATCGGCGGTTGCCTCGTTGTCGCAGGCGCTGTCATCGCTTATTGCTTCGCTTGA
- the hflC gene encoding protease modulator HflC, which produces MRKLMIPVLVVALVLMLMSLFVIPEGERGIVIRFGRVLKDNNEIARIYEPGLHFKMPLFDRVNTLDARIQTMDGRADRFVTSEKKDVIIDSYVKWRIEDFGQYYLATGGGNAATAQTLLSRKVTDVLRSEIGAREIKQIVSGPRNIDILPDDQAEVTTEAAKEALEIDGERDIIMKNVLNGTRKDAMEDLGIHIVDFRMKKINLPDSISKSIYDRMRAERESVARQFRSQGREQAEVIRAQAELEVATILAEADKTARVTRGDADAEAAKIYADAYNKDPEFFSFIRSLRAYEKSFSEKSDILVLDPNSEFFQYMNDAKGAQ; this is translated from the coding sequence ATGCGTAAGTTAATGATCCCTGTTTTGGTAGTTGCGCTAGTACTGATGCTAATGTCACTATTCGTTATCCCTGAAGGGGAACGTGGTATCGTAATTCGTTTCGGTCGAGTACTGAAAGACAACAACGAAATCGCTCGTATCTACGAGCCTGGCTTGCACTTCAAAATGCCATTGTTCGATCGCGTAAACACTTTGGATGCGCGTATCCAAACCATGGACGGCCGTGCAGACCGTTTCGTAACGTCTGAGAAAAAAGACGTAATCATCGACTCATACGTGAAATGGCGTATTGAAGACTTCGGTCAATACTACCTGGCAACAGGTGGCGGTAACGCTGCGACAGCGCAAACACTATTGAGCCGTAAAGTGACAGACGTCCTGCGTTCTGAAATCGGTGCTCGTGAAATCAAGCAGATCGTATCAGGTCCTCGTAACATTGATATCCTGCCAGATGACCAAGCGGAAGTGACAACAGAAGCGGCGAAAGAAGCACTAGAGATCGATGGCGAACGTGACATCATCATGAAGAATGTTCTTAACGGCACTCGTAAAGATGCGATGGAAGACTTAGGTATTCACATCGTTGACTTCCGAATGAAGAAGATCAACCTTCCTGACAGTATCAGTAAGTCAATCTATGATCGTATGCGTGCAGAGCGTGAGTCGGTTGCTCGCCAATTCCGTTCGCAAGGTCGTGAGCAAGCGGAAGTTATCCGTGCTCAAGCTGAACTAGAAGTGGCAACAATTCTAGCAGAAGCGGACAAAACAGCTCGAGTAACTCGAGGTGATGCGGACGCAGAAGCAGCTAAGATCTACGCAGACGCGTACAACAAAGATCCTGAGTTCTTTAGCTTTATTCGTTCACTACGCGCGTATGAGAAATCATTTAGCGAGAAGAGTGACATTCTAGTACTGGATCCGAACAGTGAGTTCTTCCAATACATGAATGATGCGAAAGGCGCTCAATAA
- the hflK gene encoding FtsH protease activity modulator HflK codes for MAWNEPGNNNGNNGRDNDPWGNNNRGNKGGRDQGPPDLDEVFNKLSQKLGGKFGGKGGKGPTIGGGGALGFGVIAAIAVAIWFFAGFYTIGEAERGVVLRLGKYDRVVDPGLNWRPRFIDEVTAVNVQAIRSLRSSGLMLTKDENVVTVAMDVQYRVADPYKYLFRVTNADDSLRQATDSALRAVIGDSLMDSILTSGRLSIRQNTQVTLEKIVDSYDMGIEVVAVNFEDARPPEEVKDAFDDATASREDAQRFKREAEAYQNDIIPKAKGRAERLLKEAQGYSERITNGALGQVAQFEKLLPEYQAAPEVTRNRLYLDTMEKVYANTSKVLIDSESSGNLLYLPIDKLAGEKGGSKRDTTQQTSTYDQIELEPQLNIPSSDSSSRSTTTRQGRY; via the coding sequence ATGGCGTGGAATGAGCCTGGTAATAACAACGGCAACAATGGCCGCGATAATGACCCTTGGGGTAATAATAATCGCGGTAACAAAGGTGGCCGTGATCAAGGACCGCCAGACTTAGACGAAGTCTTCAATAAACTGAGTCAGAAACTGGGTGGAAAGTTTGGTGGAAAGGGTGGTAAAGGCCCGACTATCGGTGGTGGTGGTGCACTAGGTTTTGGTGTCATTGCTGCAATCGCAGTCGCAATTTGGTTCTTTGCTGGCTTCTACACCATAGGCGAAGCAGAGCGCGGTGTTGTTCTGCGACTAGGTAAATACGACCGTGTGGTCGATCCTGGTCTTAACTGGCGTCCTCGTTTTATTGACGAAGTGACCGCAGTTAACGTACAAGCGATTCGTTCGCTACGTTCATCAGGTCTAATGCTGACCAAAGATGAAAACGTAGTAACAGTTGCGATGGACGTGCAATATCGTGTCGCTGATCCATATAAATATTTATTCCGTGTAACGAACGCTGATGACAGCTTGCGTCAAGCTACGGATTCTGCACTACGTGCAGTAATCGGTGACTCATTGATGGATAGCATTCTAACCAGCGGTCGTTTGTCAATTCGTCAAAACACTCAGGTAACCCTTGAGAAGATTGTCGATAGCTACGACATGGGTATTGAAGTTGTCGCGGTGAACTTTGAAGATGCTCGTCCGCCAGAAGAAGTAAAAGATGCATTTGATGATGCAACCGCTTCTCGTGAGGATGCGCAACGTTTCAAACGTGAAGCAGAAGCTTACCAAAACGACATCATTCCTAAAGCGAAAGGTCGTGCTGAGCGTCTGTTAAAAGAAGCTCAAGGTTACAGCGAGCGCATTACCAATGGTGCATTGGGTCAAGTAGCTCAGTTCGAGAAATTGCTACCAGAATACCAAGCGGCGCCAGAAGTAACGCGTAATCGTCTATACCTAGACACGATGGAAAAGGTATACGCAAACACGTCGAAAGTGCTGATTGATTCTGAATCGAGCGGTAACCTGCTTTACCTTCCAATTGATAAATTGGCTGGTGAGAAAGGCGGCTCGAAGCGCGACACCACCCAACAAACGTCAACTTATGACCAAATTGAATTGGAGCCACAGTTGAATATTCCGAGTTCTGACTCATCGTCACGCTCAACTACTACACGTCAAGGGAGATATTAA
- the hflX gene encoding ribosome rescue GTPase HflX: MFDRYEAGERAVLVHINFTQEGEWEDLNEFEMLVSSAGVSSLHVVTGSRQSPLPKYYVGEGKAQEIAQIVQSTDADIVIFNHALSPAQERNLEALCQCRVVDRTGLILDIFAQRARTHEGKLQVELAQLRHISTRLIRGWTHLERQKGGIGLRGPGETQLETDRRLLRERIKAILRRLERVAKQREQGRRARSRAEIPTISLVGYTNAGKSTLFNRITEAGVYAADQLFATLDPTLRKIDLADVGTAILADTVGFIRHLPHDLVAAFKATLQETQEADILLHVVDASDERFRENMKAVHEVLEEIDAHEVPTLVVMNKIDNLDGQQPRIERDEEGIPRTVWVSAMEGKGIDLLFTALTERLASQMVQYQLCIPPQHQGRLRSTFFQMKCIQHEEYDQDGNLLINIRMQQVDWSRLEKREGAVLRDFIVT, encoded by the coding sequence TTGTTTGACCGTTATGAAGCCGGTGAGCGAGCCGTACTTGTTCATATCAACTTCACGCAAGAAGGGGAGTGGGAAGATCTCAACGAATTTGAAATGTTGGTGTCTTCCGCTGGTGTGTCTTCGTTACATGTCGTAACGGGCAGTCGTCAGTCACCACTCCCTAAATATTATGTCGGTGAGGGTAAAGCTCAAGAGATCGCACAAATTGTGCAATCAACAGATGCCGATATTGTGATTTTTAATCACGCCCTTTCTCCTGCTCAAGAACGTAACCTTGAAGCACTTTGTCAGTGTCGAGTCGTCGACCGTACTGGTTTGATCCTCGATATCTTTGCACAACGTGCCCGTACTCACGAAGGTAAGCTACAAGTTGAGCTTGCTCAGCTGCGTCATATTTCGACTCGCCTAATTCGTGGTTGGACTCACCTTGAACGTCAAAAAGGTGGTATCGGTTTACGTGGTCCAGGTGAAACGCAGTTAGAAACTGACCGACGTTTATTGCGTGAACGTATCAAAGCTATCTTGCGCCGTTTGGAGCGAGTGGCGAAACAACGTGAACAAGGTCGCCGAGCCAGAAGTCGAGCAGAAATTCCAACCATCTCTTTGGTTGGTTACACCAACGCAGGGAAATCAACCCTGTTTAACCGTATTACAGAAGCGGGTGTTTACGCAGCGGATCAGTTATTTGCTACATTGGATCCAACGTTACGTAAGATAGACCTAGCAGATGTTGGAACAGCAATACTTGCTGATACAGTAGGTTTTATCCGACATCTTCCTCACGATCTTGTTGCCGCTTTTAAAGCGACGCTACAAGAAACGCAAGAAGCTGACATTTTGTTACATGTTGTTGATGCCAGTGACGAACGTTTTCGTGAGAATATGAAAGCTGTACACGAAGTACTAGAAGAGATCGATGCCCACGAGGTGCCAACTCTAGTTGTCATGAATAAGATTGATAATCTAGATGGGCAACAACCACGTATTGAACGTGATGAGGAAGGTATTCCTCGTACCGTTTGGGTATCTGCAATGGAAGGCAAAGGTATTGATCTTCTATTCACCGCTTTGACTGAGCGTTTAGCCAGCCAAATGGTGCAATACCAATTGTGTATTCCTCCGCAACATCAAGGTCGACTGCGTAGTACATTTTTCCAAATGAAGTGTATTCAGCACGAAGAATATGACCAAGATGGTAACTTGTTGATTAATATTCGTATGCAACAGGTAGATTGGTCTAGACTTGAAAAAAGAGAAGGGGCAGTTTTACGTGACTTTATAGTTACTTAA